A single genomic interval of uncultured Sphaerochaeta sp. harbors:
- the mtnA gene encoding S-methyl-5-thioribose-1-phosphate isomerase gives MDESFVTLIFKNNTLTLLDQRILPTEVSYVDCKTYEEVEFAIRDMIVRGAPAIGAAAAYGVYLAALQCPEEKAFKKACEILSLARPTAVNLGWAINRMLDIYTRNNIQPREALLKTLLAEADAIREEDIKTNKQMSRIGARVVPEKATILTHCNTGALATAGWGTALGVIKTAFYDKKNIFVYADETRPRFQGARLTAWELMEAKIPSKLIPDSAAATLIRDGKIDLVILGGDRVAANGDVANKLGTFALSVICKAYGVPFYSVVPISTIDFSIPDGSAIPIEEREAEEVTHVQGVQVAPNGMDVFNPAFDVTPHQNLTGIITEKGIIYPPFKENIERLRRGETL, from the coding sequence ATGGATGAATCATTTGTAACACTTATATTCAAGAACAACACACTTACGTTGCTCGATCAACGGATCCTGCCTACCGAAGTATCATACGTGGATTGCAAAACCTATGAGGAAGTTGAGTTCGCCATCAGGGATATGATCGTACGTGGAGCTCCGGCTATCGGAGCCGCTGCAGCGTACGGAGTGTATCTGGCAGCACTTCAATGCCCAGAGGAGAAAGCATTCAAGAAAGCCTGTGAAATCCTCAGCCTTGCCAGGCCTACCGCAGTCAATCTTGGTTGGGCAATCAACCGAATGCTGGACATCTATACTCGCAACAATATACAACCAAGGGAAGCACTCCTGAAAACATTACTCGCTGAGGCTGATGCTATCAGGGAAGAGGATATCAAGACCAACAAGCAAATGTCACGTATCGGTGCCAGGGTCGTTCCCGAGAAGGCAACCATCCTCACTCATTGCAATACCGGAGCATTGGCAACTGCAGGCTGGGGCACGGCGTTGGGTGTCATCAAGACCGCGTTCTATGACAAGAAGAATATCTTTGTGTATGCCGATGAAACACGGCCGAGATTCCAAGGAGCTCGCCTTACCGCGTGGGAACTGATGGAAGCAAAGATTCCTTCCAAGCTTATTCCTGACAGTGCCGCAGCAACACTGATTCGTGATGGAAAAATTGATTTGGTAATCCTTGGCGGTGACCGTGTAGCGGCAAACGGCGATGTGGCGAACAAGCTGGGAACCTTTGCCCTGTCTGTCATCTGCAAGGCTTATGGAGTACCTTTCTACAGCGTTGTCCCTATTTCCACCATCGATTTCTCAATTCCCGATGGCTCTGCGATTCCCATCGAGGAGAGGGAAGCAGAGGAAGTCACCCATGTACAAGGAGTGCAAGTAGCACCAAATGGGATGGATGTCTTCAATCCTGCTTTTGATGTTACCCCTCACCAGAATCTTACGGGAATCATAACAGAGAAGGGTATCATCTATCCTCCTTTCAAGGAGAATATTGAACGACTTAGACGAGGAGAGACGCTTTAG
- a CDS encoding amidohydrolase gives MKTLISNVLIIPMTKEGLSLRGDIGIDGKHIVFVGKADPSFKADRIIDGFSFLAMPSLVNAHTHLSMELMRNYKDSLPTLQAWLAEIFPIEGKLTADDVLAASRLGVIELIQSGCTMFTDMYFEPQATAQAVIEGGIRGSIGITLFGDLEENKARVEEREKLLAPYVAQAKGRLTLNVAPHAIYTCTQETYQFAASWARQQGRVFHTHLSETKKEVDDCIAQTGLTPPAYLAKIGVLQDVKSMLAHCVHLSDEDIDLLKSFDTTIVHNPSSNLKLSSGIAPIATYLHAGIPVALGTDGASSNNNLNMVEEMHIASLLGRVLKTDGEKLTPYQVLEMATKHGAEALGIGDTIGTLEAGKEADLLLIDLKKSHLTPLNDPFSALVYAAQSSDIDTVFCQGTILMEQRKVQTLDEYAVMDEVQTRWADVLKR, from the coding sequence ATGAAAACACTCATTTCCAACGTACTCATCATACCTATGACCAAGGAAGGTTTGAGCCTTCGTGGTGATATCGGTATCGATGGGAAACATATTGTATTTGTCGGAAAGGCAGACCCTTCCTTCAAGGCAGATCGTATCATTGATGGATTCTCATTCCTGGCAATGCCTTCTTTGGTAAATGCCCATACTCATTTGAGCATGGAGCTAATGCGCAACTACAAGGACTCCCTGCCAACCTTGCAGGCATGGCTTGCCGAGATATTCCCAATCGAAGGGAAACTCACTGCAGATGACGTACTTGCCGCCAGTCGTCTTGGTGTCATTGAGCTTATCCAGAGTGGGTGCACCATGTTCACTGACATGTACTTTGAACCCCAAGCAACGGCACAGGCTGTGATTGAGGGAGGTATCAGGGGAAGCATTGGGATAACACTGTTTGGCGATCTTGAAGAGAACAAAGCCCGGGTGGAAGAAAGGGAGAAATTACTGGCCCCTTACGTTGCACAAGCCAAAGGTCGTCTCACTCTCAATGTTGCCCCTCACGCCATCTATACCTGTACCCAGGAAACCTACCAATTTGCAGCATCCTGGGCAAGGCAACAGGGTAGGGTATTCCATACACATCTCAGCGAGACCAAGAAAGAAGTGGATGACTGCATAGCACAAACCGGGTTGACTCCCCCAGCCTATCTTGCAAAGATCGGCGTCTTGCAGGATGTAAAGAGCATGCTGGCCCATTGTGTTCACTTGAGCGATGAAGATATTGACCTTCTCAAGTCGTTTGACACCACCATCGTGCACAACCCGAGCAGCAATCTCAAACTATCCAGCGGTATTGCCCCCATCGCTACCTATTTACATGCAGGAATACCGGTCGCGCTGGGTACCGATGGGGCGAGCAGCAATAATAATCTCAACATGGTAGAGGAGATGCATATAGCCAGTCTCCTGGGAAGAGTACTGAAAACTGACGGAGAGAAATTAACGCCCTACCAGGTATTGGAGATGGCCACCAAGCATGGTGCCGAGGCCCTGGGTATTGGTGATACGATAGGAACTCTTGAAGCTGGCAAGGAAGCAGACCTACTCCTCATTGATTTGAAGAAGAGCCACCTTACCCCGCTTAATGACCCATTCAGCGCATTGGTATATGCAGCACAAAGCTCTGATATCGATACTGTTTTCTGTCAGGGAACCATCCTCATGGAACAACGCAAAGTACAAACTCTGGATGAGTATGCAGTAATGGATGAAGTGCAGACAAGATGGGCTGATGTACTCAAACGCTAG
- a CDS encoding ABC transporter ATP-binding protein, which produces MRFLNISKRYGENQVFDRFSLEVPPSTILSVVGPSGEGKTTLLQMASGLLQPDEGTIEKEDGEQGVISYLFQEPRLLPSSTVYENVELALRSSCKERHEREERALHYLDLVGLQESLSLYPHQLSGGMRQRVAIARAFAHQCNLMLLDEPFQSLDIKLKYALVHAFIRLWEESPKTTLFVTHDPKEAILLGDAVCCLGDPKQPLLYQKIDIPRNARNIGDASLLALEAKLVETLVQS; this is translated from the coding sequence ATGCGTTTCTTGAATATCTCCAAGCGATACGGTGAGAACCAGGTTTTCGATCGTTTCAGTCTTGAGGTACCTCCTTCAACGATACTCTCTGTTGTCGGGCCATCAGGTGAAGGAAAGACAACCTTGTTGCAAATGGCTTCTGGATTACTGCAACCAGATGAAGGGACAATTGAAAAGGAAGATGGTGAGCAAGGGGTAATCAGTTATCTCTTCCAGGAGCCAAGACTACTTCCCTCCAGTACCGTATATGAGAATGTCGAGCTTGCCCTTCGCTCCTCCTGTAAGGAGAGACATGAGAGAGAAGAGCGTGCTTTGCACTATCTTGATCTTGTTGGGCTGCAGGAGAGTTTATCACTCTATCCTCATCAGCTCTCAGGTGGAATGAGGCAGCGTGTTGCGATTGCAAGAGCCTTTGCTCACCAGTGTAATCTCATGTTGCTCGATGAGCCTTTCCAGAGCTTGGATATCAAATTGAAGTATGCTCTTGTGCATGCTTTCATCAGATTATGGGAAGAGAGTCCAAAAACTACGCTGTTTGTTACTCATGACCCTAAGGAAGCCATCTTGCTTGGTGATGCAGTGTGTTGTCTGGGTGACCCAAAACAACCACTGTTGTACCAAAAAATAGATATTCCCCGCAATGCGAGGAATATCGGTGATGCATCACTGTTGGCTTTGGAAGCCAAGCTGGTGGAAACGTTGGTACAATCCTAG
- the gdhA gene encoding NADP-specific glutamate dehydrogenase has translation MHEATQQILDHVKQVDPNQPEFFQAVTSFMASIDHLVDDLPQIVYHKVLDRMVEPERVITFRVPWVDDDGQLQINRAFRVQMNSAIGPYKGGLRFHPSVNLSILKFLAFEQTFKNSLTGLAMGGGKGGSDFNPKGKSDNEVMRFCQSMMTELSRHIGEDTDIPAGDIGVGGREIGYLYGQYRRMKNRSVGILTGKGPTFGGSYIRPEATGYGLVYLSAAILEGKGKSLQGKTCLVSGSGNVAQYTAEKLLHMGAKPISMSDSSGILIDPSGIDEKKLAYIKTLKNVRRGRISEYAQQFKEATYIPHNGSNDANPLWDVKADYAFPCATQNEINGNDAKNLVANGISLVGEGANMPTTLEADDIFKEAGVLHAPGKAANAGGVAVSGLEMAQNSQKLQWTPEQVDQQLQQIMKNIYASISQAADKYSTQDNFVDGANIAGFLKVSEAMIAQGYV, from the coding sequence ATGCACGAAGCAACACAACAGATCCTTGACCACGTAAAGCAAGTCGATCCCAACCAGCCGGAATTTTTTCAAGCTGTAACCTCATTCATGGCCTCAATCGATCATTTGGTTGATGATCTGCCTCAGATTGTATATCACAAGGTCCTTGATAGGATGGTTGAACCTGAACGTGTCATCACGTTCCGCGTTCCCTGGGTAGATGACGATGGACAGCTGCAGATCAACCGCGCATTCCGTGTTCAGATGAATAGTGCAATAGGACCCTACAAAGGTGGACTGAGATTCCACCCCTCAGTTAACCTGTCGATCTTGAAATTCCTTGCATTCGAACAGACCTTCAAGAACAGTCTGACTGGCCTAGCCATGGGTGGAGGTAAGGGCGGAAGTGACTTCAACCCCAAGGGAAAGAGCGACAACGAAGTCATGCGTTTCTGCCAGAGCATGATGACCGAACTCTCACGCCATATTGGTGAGGACACTGATATTCCAGCAGGTGATATCGGGGTCGGGGGTCGAGAAATCGGATACCTCTACGGGCAATACAGGAGGATGAAAAATCGTTCTGTCGGTATCTTGACCGGCAAGGGACCCACCTTTGGCGGCTCCTATATCCGTCCGGAAGCAACGGGCTACGGATTGGTCTATCTTTCAGCTGCTATTCTGGAAGGCAAGGGAAAGAGCCTTCAAGGAAAGACCTGTCTTGTCAGTGGCAGTGGAAACGTTGCACAATACACCGCTGAAAAGCTGTTGCACATGGGTGCAAAACCGATCAGCATGAGCGACTCATCGGGTATTCTCATCGATCCTTCCGGAATTGATGAGAAGAAACTTGCCTACATCAAGACTCTGAAAAATGTAAGAAGAGGAAGAATCAGCGAGTATGCCCAGCAGTTCAAGGAAGCAACCTACATCCCCCACAATGGCTCAAACGATGCCAATCCTCTGTGGGATGTAAAAGCTGACTATGCTTTCCCTTGTGCTACCCAGAATGAAATCAATGGGAATGATGCCAAAAACTTGGTAGCTAATGGGATTTCATTGGTAGGAGAAGGTGCAAATATGCCTACGACATTGGAAGCCGATGATATCTTCAAGGAAGCAGGTGTTTTACATGCTCCTGGTAAGGCAGCCAATGCCGGTGGTGTTGCAGTCTCTGGATTGGAGATGGCACAGAACAGCCAGAAGCTCCAATGGACTCCTGAACAGGTCGACCAGCAGCTTCAACAGATCATGAAAAACATCTACGCTTCCATCAGCCAGGCAGCAGATAAGTACAGCACACAGGACAACTTCGTCGATGGTGCAAACATTGCTGGATTCCTGAAAGTAAGCGAGGCCATGATTGCCCAAGGATATGTGTAA
- a CDS encoding ABC transporter substrate-binding protein: MKHKISLVFVALLAMVAIGAQPVAETPVDSPLEVQFAVMAGPTGFSSVALNENGGRITEDIQIAMQVFPSPNEVVARLANGELDFACLPSNLAANIYNKGVKIKLAAVIGNGMLSVVSSDGSVQGVDDLLGKTVHVPGAGSTPDQMAQLLLREAGLEAGVDVILDYSVASPAQLAQLTIAGKVSLVMLPQPFVSMILNGSKRAKEVVDVQALYEELSGVANYPMSVMVVSEQFAEKHPEALEDILDAYEDSVTWVNAEPQAAGKAIEEAGIMKAALATPSIPFCNLVFVPSQEAKEEVQAYYRFLHSFSPAAIGGAVPADNLYL; encoded by the coding sequence ATGAAACACAAAATCAGTCTTGTTTTCGTAGCCTTGCTTGCCATGGTGGCAATCGGGGCACAGCCGGTTGCTGAGACTCCGGTTGACTCGCCATTGGAAGTTCAGTTCGCTGTCATGGCCGGACCTACTGGATTTTCTTCTGTTGCCCTGAATGAGAATGGTGGAAGAATCACCGAGGACATTCAGATTGCAATGCAGGTATTCCCTTCTCCCAATGAAGTGGTAGCCCGCCTGGCCAATGGGGAGCTCGATTTTGCCTGTCTTCCTTCCAATCTTGCTGCGAATATCTACAATAAGGGAGTCAAGATCAAGCTTGCTGCAGTTATCGGTAATGGGATGCTCAGCGTAGTTTCCAGTGATGGATCGGTTCAAGGTGTGGACGATCTACTGGGAAAAACGGTACATGTACCCGGTGCTGGATCCACTCCCGATCAGATGGCCCAGCTGTTGCTCAGGGAAGCTGGTCTTGAGGCTGGAGTGGATGTAATCCTTGACTATTCTGTAGCCAGTCCTGCACAGCTTGCACAGCTGACCATTGCTGGAAAGGTGTCCCTGGTCATGTTGCCACAGCCGTTTGTTTCCATGATTCTCAATGGAAGCAAGCGTGCAAAAGAAGTTGTTGATGTACAAGCGCTCTATGAGGAACTTTCTGGAGTTGCAAACTATCCAATGAGTGTTATGGTGGTAAGTGAACAGTTTGCAGAGAAACACCCGGAAGCACTAGAGGATATCCTCGATGCCTATGAAGATTCTGTAACATGGGTCAACGCAGAACCCCAAGCAGCTGGAAAGGCAATTGAGGAGGCAGGGATCATGAAGGCTGCATTGGCTACTCCTTCCATTCCTTTCTGTAACTTGGTATTTGTGCCCAGTCAAGAAGCGAAAGAGGAAGTACAGGCTTATTACAGGTTCCTCCATTCCTTCAGTCCAGCAGCCATCGGTGGTGCGGTTCCTGCAGACAATTTATATCTGTAA
- a CDS encoding ABC transporter permease subunit, with protein MRYVKRDLVLLLASGILLIIWQVASMWLDSQILLPSLGPVFTTLLGLVREPVFTANVLFTVLRALESFLIILVSASILGVLAGRFTLLSTFLKPFVTTLKAVPVMSVILLAFIWFSSGTVPLFSAFLMGFPVMFVQMEMGVRQLDSNLDEMCDLYGFSKQTKLVHFFIPSLVPFFVTGAKTALSMVWKVVIAAEVLTVPQYGVGSRMQLAQVQLETDRVLSWTLIAVFLTAFGDLVFAFVVDGIGALKHRLDARRVPCVS; from the coding sequence ATGCGTTATGTGAAGCGGGATCTGGTACTTCTTCTTGCTTCGGGAATCCTGCTCATCATTTGGCAGGTTGCCTCCATGTGGCTCGATAGTCAGATTCTGCTTCCCAGTCTAGGACCGGTTTTCACTACCTTGCTTGGCTTGGTACGTGAACCGGTCTTTACTGCAAATGTGCTGTTCACTGTTCTCAGGGCATTGGAGAGTTTCCTGATCATTCTTGTGAGTGCTTCAATCCTTGGGGTGCTTGCTGGTAGGTTCACCTTGCTCTCCACCTTCTTGAAACCGTTTGTCACGACACTGAAAGCGGTACCGGTGATGAGCGTTATTCTGCTTGCCTTTATCTGGTTCTCCAGTGGAACGGTACCCTTGTTCTCAGCCTTTCTTATGGGGTTTCCGGTAATGTTTGTACAGATGGAGATGGGAGTAAGGCAACTTGATTCCAATCTCGATGAGATGTGTGACCTCTACGGATTCTCAAAACAGACAAAGCTGGTACATTTCTTTATTCCTTCCTTGGTTCCTTTCTTTGTCACTGGTGCAAAGACTGCGCTTTCGATGGTTTGGAAAGTGGTAATTGCTGCAGAGGTATTGACGGTCCCCCAGTATGGTGTTGGATCGAGGATGCAACTTGCCCAAGTACAGCTGGAGACTGACAGGGTGCTCTCCTGGACCTTGATCGCCGTTTTCCTTACAGCCTTTGGAGATCTGGTTTTTGCCTTCGTGGTGGATGGAATCGGCGCTCTGAAGCATCGCCTCGATGCGAGGAGGGTTCCATGCGTTTCTTGA
- a CDS encoding desulfoferrodoxin family protein: MKDQIFYICKHCGNIAVKVVDRGPKLSCCGEEMAPLKANTVDAAQEKHVPVVSIEGNKLSVNVGSVDHPMTQEHHIEFIYVQTEKGGMRKALPVDGKPHATFALDEDKAVAVYEYCNLHGLWKVDL; this comes from the coding sequence ATGAAAGATCAGATTTTCTACATTTGTAAGCACTGTGGCAACATTGCTGTGAAGGTTGTTGACAGAGGTCCGAAACTCTCTTGCTGTGGCGAGGAGATGGCCCCCTTGAAGGCAAACACCGTTGATGCAGCCCAGGAGAAGCATGTTCCTGTTGTAAGCATTGAAGGGAACAAGCTGAGTGTGAATGTAGGTTCCGTGGATCATCCAATGACCCAGGAACACCACATCGAGTTCATCTATGTCCAGACTGAAAAGGGTGGCATGAGAAAGGCTCTCCCTGTTGACGGAAAGCCACACGCAACCTTTGCCCTCGATGAGGACAAGGCTGTTGCTGTTTACGAGTATTGCAACCTACATGGACTCTGGAAGGTCGATCTCTAG
- the tyrS gene encoding tyrosine--tRNA ligase, producing MNKALQTLIDRGFVKACTDYDALSDLMDAGPVTFYVGADPTGKSLHIGHMVPFFAMHHLQNAGHNPIALVGGGTAMIGDPSGKTEMRRMLTVEQIEKNCASIKEQLGTVVDFSEQPEGGKGKAVALNNADWLNGLNYITFLREIGKHFSVNRMLTFESYKQRLERGLSFIEFNYQLLQSYDFHILNRDHGCRLQIGGDDQWGNIVSGIELIRKLGGPECYGLTFNLITRADGHKMGKSEKGAVFLDPELFSAYDFYQYWRNVNDADVVRFLKLFTFLSLEEIAQYEGENVNINDAKDRLAYEQTKIIHGEEEAEKARTAAKAMFNGANLGIDGREGMPSLTISKAELDSGIGVLDLFSRTDLAATNSDARRLVTGGGAWIGEQRVENPKTLIDSSYLDEYGELILRAGKKRYFRISVE from the coding sequence ATGAATAAAGCCCTACAGACCCTGATAGACCGAGGGTTCGTCAAAGCATGTACCGATTACGATGCGCTCAGTGACCTGATGGATGCAGGTCCTGTTACCTTCTATGTAGGTGCAGATCCAACCGGTAAGAGTCTTCATATTGGTCATATGGTGCCGTTTTTTGCCATGCACCATCTGCAGAACGCAGGTCATAACCCTATCGCACTTGTCGGAGGTGGAACTGCCATGATTGGGGATCCTTCAGGAAAGACAGAGATGCGAAGGATGCTCACCGTTGAGCAGATTGAGAAGAACTGTGCCTCCATCAAGGAACAGCTCGGAACAGTTGTTGACTTCAGCGAGCAGCCGGAGGGTGGAAAAGGAAAAGCTGTTGCATTGAATAATGCAGACTGGCTCAATGGATTGAACTATATCACCTTCCTCCGGGAGATTGGAAAGCATTTCTCGGTGAATAGGATGCTTACCTTTGAATCATACAAGCAACGCCTCGAGCGTGGGCTCTCCTTCATTGAGTTCAACTATCAGCTTCTGCAGTCCTACGATTTTCACATTCTCAACCGTGATCATGGCTGCCGCCTGCAGATCGGAGGGGATGATCAGTGGGGGAATATTGTCAGTGGCATCGAGTTGATCAGAAAACTTGGTGGTCCTGAATGTTATGGTTTGACATTCAACCTGATCACCCGCGCAGATGGACACAAGATGGGCAAGAGCGAGAAGGGTGCGGTTTTCCTCGATCCAGAACTCTTCAGTGCCTATGATTTCTACCAGTACTGGAGAAATGTCAACGACGCAGATGTGGTGAGGTTCCTTAAGCTCTTTACCTTCCTTTCTCTTGAGGAAATTGCTCAGTATGAGGGCGAAAACGTCAATATCAACGATGCAAAGGACCGTCTTGCCTATGAACAGACAAAGATCATTCATGGCGAAGAAGAGGCCGAAAAGGCCAGAACTGCAGCAAAAGCGATGTTCAATGGTGCCAATCTGGGCATCGATGGGCGTGAAGGAATGCCTTCACTGACCATCAGTAAGGCAGAGCTGGACTCAGGTATTGGAGTGTTGGATTTGTTCAGCCGGACTGACTTGGCTGCAACCAACAGTGATGCCCGACGATTGGTAACAGGTGGAGGTGCATGGATCGGGGAACAACGTGTTGAGAATCCCAAGACACTCATCGACTCCTCCTATCTGGATGAGTATGGGGAGTTGATTCTCCGTGCTGGAAAGAAGCGGTATTTCCGTATCAGTGTAGAATAA
- a CDS encoding AMP-binding protein yields MKHSWDDLDQYRGVLFEGQWPTVIDLLLITEQKFGGRNGFTVFNPDRKTLTFSEILQEVTRVSSYLQQCGIVKGDHIVINGKNSPAWAIAYLATLHAGAIVVPLDNQMNTDRVETLCSFVNASYIFADKNVLEALDTHKEWFGELKGCATLLGESESFPNISTLKAKNTYKRIPSSEHDIASILFTSGTTGNEKGAMLTHANIVSDLYQACDGTFLSLDETDVLYALLPLHHSYCCTAVLLESIKHGAECVFGQDIVVSKMINDLREGKVTIFMGIPLLYNKLLAGIMKQVKKKGILVNTLVHTMMVINGFTKKHLHWNPFRKTFNKLLLSKIGLDRNNFLICGAGPLAPKVFKQYQQLGLDFIQGYGLTETSPILTLNPISHFKVESVGMVFPLVEMKIAEPDENGVGEIRVKGPNITQGYYNDPVHTAELFDEEGYLKTGDLGYLDKENYLYLKGRAKNIIVTEGGKNVYPEEIEDLFQLYSQVEQILIRGYQEKKNIPSEMIEAVIFPNAEYYKEHTVPVQDDLERVIKEVNQRVSGYKKITKLTITNEPMDMTSTKKIKRNKVTA; encoded by the coding sequence ATGAAACATTCCTGGGATGACCTTGACCAATATCGCGGTGTGCTGTTCGAAGGACAGTGGCCGACTGTCATTGACCTATTGCTGATTACAGAACAGAAGTTTGGAGGGCGAAACGGATTCACTGTTTTCAACCCCGACAGGAAAACCCTTACATTCTCTGAAATTCTCCAAGAAGTCACTCGAGTCAGTTCGTATCTACAGCAATGTGGTATCGTAAAAGGTGATCATATCGTCATCAACGGAAAAAACAGTCCTGCATGGGCTATTGCCTATCTGGCAACCCTCCATGCAGGGGCAATCGTTGTTCCCTTGGACAACCAGATGAATACCGACCGTGTTGAAACACTCTGCAGTTTTGTGAATGCCTCTTATATTTTTGCTGACAAGAATGTTCTTGAAGCACTCGACACCCACAAAGAATGGTTCGGAGAATTGAAGGGATGCGCAACGCTTCTGGGAGAGAGTGAATCATTTCCAAACATTTCCACCCTAAAAGCGAAGAATACGTATAAGCGTATACCAAGCTCAGAACATGATATTGCCTCCATTCTCTTTACCAGTGGCACCACAGGCAATGAGAAAGGGGCCATGCTCACTCATGCAAATATCGTAAGCGACCTCTACCAGGCATGTGATGGAACCTTCCTTAGCCTGGATGAGACAGATGTACTGTATGCTCTCCTTCCACTGCACCACAGCTATTGCTGTACAGCAGTACTGCTTGAATCCATCAAGCATGGAGCAGAATGTGTCTTTGGGCAGGATATTGTGGTAAGCAAAATGATCAATGACCTGAGAGAAGGCAAGGTCACCATCTTTATGGGAATACCGCTTCTGTACAACAAACTGCTTGCAGGAATCATGAAACAGGTCAAGAAAAAAGGAATATTGGTCAATACCTTGGTACATACAATGATGGTAATCAATGGGTTTACCAAGAAACACTTACATTGGAATCCCTTCAGGAAAACCTTCAACAAACTACTACTCAGTAAGATTGGTCTGGACCGGAATAATTTCCTCATTTGCGGAGCTGGCCCGCTTGCGCCCAAGGTCTTCAAGCAGTATCAACAGCTTGGGCTTGATTTCATCCAAGGCTATGGACTTACCGAGACGAGTCCAATCCTTACACTCAACCCAATCAGCCACTTCAAGGTGGAATCTGTTGGAATGGTTTTTCCCTTGGTGGAGATGAAAATCGCAGAACCTGATGAAAACGGAGTGGGAGAAATCAGGGTCAAGGGCCCAAACATCACCCAAGGCTATTATAATGACCCGGTCCATACCGCTGAACTATTTGATGAAGAAGGCTACCTGAAGACAGGTGACCTTGGATATCTCGACAAGGAAAACTACCTCTATCTCAAGGGCAGGGCAAAAAACATCATCGTCACCGAAGGTGGCAAGAATGTATACCCTGAGGAGATTGAGGACCTCTTCCAGCTCTACAGCCAGGTGGAGCAGATACTTATCCGTGGATACCAAGAAAAGAAAAACATACCCAGCGAGATGATCGAAGCGGTGATTTTCCCCAATGCTGAGTACTATAAAGAACACACTGTTCCCGTGCAGGATGATCTTGAGCGGGTAATCAAGGAAGTCAATCAACGTGTTTCAGGGTATAAGAAAATAACCAAACTCACCATTACCAATGAGCCGATGGATATGACAAGTACCAAAAAGATCAAGCGCAACAAGGTGACTGCATAG